From the genome of Vicia villosa cultivar HV-30 ecotype Madison, WI linkage group LG2, Vvil1.0, whole genome shotgun sequence, one region includes:
- the LOC131650892 gene encoding F-box/kelch-repeat protein At3g06240-like, protein MENSKSKDPISTEKVSNHVPSDLTMLIISKLPLKSLVRFRCIHKSWSLLFENPHFMNMYRINFVSNDNFSYDDDSCLTLEFTMSSHGLCTTLFSLYGYRFENKVKLDLSPLFQEDNECIKILGSPIDETICLYNGFQIPKIIFWNLSTKDFKVLPPSPIESQPPYYKFVFSLMGFGYDHVRDDHKVIRNAIEWTQFDFEDTQSNEFIWELYSLRNNSWRKLDVDISLGFVTLGSQFHTYGMCHWGDEDENCLVSFDLSSEVFFKTPLPLHRDDNVYYKFMDKRLMALNGSIAFITTYATRYGTTTHTLCISILGEYGVKKSWIKLFNVESLPSYFDRPIGAGSKGDIFFKTKYNELQSVSVSIDGKPFSLTLCKKCVHQFHSSGISSTQITESDSLEFVDSDELLLNDTFRDNDGVGEEYEDNIEEFSAHNSLNVRETMSCERKGDGAGTSCEVVNESLVSIIHFFITRILC, encoded by the exons ATGGAGAATTCAAAATCGAAGGATCCTATTTCAACTGAAAAGGTAAGCAATCATGTACCTAGTGATCTTACAATGTTGATTATATCAAAATTGCCTCTAAAATCTTTGGTGCGATTTAGGTGTATACACAAATCATGGTCTCTCTTATTTGAAAACCCTCATTTCATGAACATGTATCGCATCAATTTTGTATCTAATGATAATTTTTCTTATGATGATGATTCATGTCTCACCTTAGAGTTTACTATGTCATCTCATGGATTATGCACCACCTTATTTTCGCTTTATGGTTACCGATTTGAGAATAAGGTCAAATTAGACTTGTCACCTTTGTTTCAAGAAGATAACGAATGTATTAAAATTTTGGGTTCTCCAATTGACGAAACGATTTGCCTCTATAATGGTtttcaaattccaaaaattaTATTTTGGAACCTATCTACTAAGGATTTCAAAGTCCTTCCTCCTAGTCCCATTGAGTCTCAACCACCTTATTACAAATTTGTCTTCTCACTTATGGGATTTGGTTATGATCATGTTAGAGATGATCATAAAGTAATTCGGAATGCAATAGAATGGACTCAGTTTGACTTTGAAGATACTCAATCAAATGAGTTCATATGGGAATTGTACAGCCTAAGAAATAACTCTTGGAGGAAACTTGATGTAGATATTTCTCTTGGTTTTGTTACTTTAGGTTCTCAATTTCACACATATGGAATGTGTCATTGGGGGGATGAAGATGAAAATTGTTTAGTCTCGTTTGACTTGAGTAGTGAGGTGTTTTTCAAAACACCCTTACCATTACATAGGGATGATAATGTCTATTATAAATTTATGGATAAACGACTTATGGCATTAAATGGATCCATTGCTTTTATTACAACATATGCTACAAGATATGGAACTACAACACATACTCTTTGCATATCAATTTTGGGTGAATATGGTGTGAAGAAATCATGGATTAAACTCTTCAATGTTGAGTCATTGCCTAGTTATTTTGATCGTCCTATTGGAGCGGGAAGCAAAGGTGATATATTCTTTAAAACAAAATACAATGAGTTG CAATCAGTTTCGGTGAGTATTGATGGGAAGCCTTTTTCCTTGACTCTCTGTAAAAAATGTGTTCATCAGTTTCATAGTTCAGGTATTTCTTCAACTCAAATTACTGAATCAGATTCGCTTGAATTTGTGGATTCGGACGAGTTATTGTTGAATGATACATTTAGGGATAATGATGGTGTGGGGGAGGAATATGAAGACAACATTGAGGAATTTTCTGCACATAATTCTCTTAATGTTCGTGAAACTATGAGTTGCGAGAGGAAGGGTGATGGGGCGGGAACTTCGTGTGAAGTCGTTAACGAGTCACTAGTTtctattattcatttttttataacAAGAATCCTGTGTTAG